From Anaerohalosphaera lusitana, one genomic window encodes:
- a CDS encoding aminoacyl-tRNA deacylase, producing the protein MQLMDYLDKIHAKYEVKQHRPTFTAQEMAAEEHVPGIHVAKPVVIKADESYYMCVLPASYKIDFDMLKRQLGAESLELAEEGEMAKMFGDCALGAEPPFGNLYGLTTFVDETLAEEDYIVFQGGTHENAIRMEMSEYKRLAKPTVMSFSYPSQ; encoded by the coding sequence ATGCAACTGATGGACTATCTGGACAAGATCCATGCAAAGTATGAGGTGAAACAGCACAGGCCGACGTTTACGGCACAGGAGATGGCAGCGGAGGAGCATGTGCCGGGGATACATGTAGCTAAGCCTGTGGTGATAAAGGCGGATGAGAGCTACTATATGTGCGTGCTGCCGGCGAGCTACAAGATCGACTTTGATATGCTGAAGCGTCAGTTGGGTGCCGAGAGCCTGGAGCTGGCTGAGGAAGGCGAGATGGCCAAGATGTTCGGTGACTGCGCATTGGGGGCCGAGCCGCCTTTCGGCAACTTGTATGGGTTGACGACCTTTGTCGATGAGACGCTTGCCGAGGAGGACTATATCGTCTTCCAGGGCGGGACCCATGAGAACGCGATCAGGATGGAGATGTCGGAGTATAAACGTTTGGCAAAGCCAACGGTTATGAGCTTCAGTTATCCGTCGCAATAG
- a CDS encoding PAS domain-containing sensor histidine kinase, producing the protein MFDAFVDSIVFEGVTFVDMLFTQVPGHEIYVRLVVLFVSVFSGILVSRFLRQRDKSEGNVRAALNSIGDGVIVTDVSGRVVRMNPAAEILTGFKQEAVKGQLVRDVFKTKDAESGEAVGNPVEKVIATGEAVEWSNDKVLVSHDGVEHQIADSAAPVRWEGSDTFGVVLSFRDLTESKQMHEKIRVTEDQLEKVMDVVPDLISLQDSEMNVVYSNWKGVRDIDKEKRNELDKCYGVYRNCKEMCPDCPVRKIAKTEKPWQVESELPDGTWLDIRVMPVLDPNGQESYFVEWVRDITDRKRDEQIRDKLLQELELKNEELESLIYVASHDLRSPLVNIHGFSHELQASVEQLKETVENAEGLSEAQLKSKVREVVGGGVFESLQFIVASAEKMDVLLKGLLSLSRVGRVELKIEDVDMNGLITKVVDGLAYQLQDAGIDLKVGSLPSCMGDYGQLIQVFTNLIDNAIKYRESARESCEIEVGGELDGGRCVYYVSDNGVGIHEDYQAKIFEVFHRLEPDGPVPGEGIGLATVKRIISRLGGKLWIESEEGKGCCFCVSLPAASESIQG; encoded by the coding sequence GTGTTTGATGCGTTTGTCGATTCTATTGTTTTTGAGGGTGTTACTTTTGTTGACATGCTTTTTACGCAGGTGCCGGGCCATGAGATATATGTGCGTCTGGTTGTGCTTTTTGTGTCGGTTTTTTCGGGTATTCTTGTCTCCAGGTTTCTCAGGCAACGTGATAAGAGCGAAGGAAACGTGAGAGCGGCGCTTAATTCGATCGGTGATGGTGTAATTGTTACGGATGTCTCGGGAAGGGTTGTTAGAATGAATCCTGCTGCTGAGATACTGACGGGTTTTAAGCAGGAAGCTGTCAAAGGTCAGCTTGTCAGGGACGTATTCAAAACAAAAGATGCTGAGAGCGGTGAGGCAGTTGGGAACCCGGTCGAAAAGGTGATAGCGACGGGTGAAGCGGTTGAATGGAGCAACGATAAGGTGCTCGTAAGTCACGATGGAGTAGAGCATCAGATAGCTGATTCGGCGGCACCGGTTCGATGGGAAGGAAGCGATACTTTCGGTGTGGTGTTGTCATTTCGCGATCTTACGGAATCCAAACAGATGCACGAGAAGATAAGGGTTACCGAGGATCAATTAGAGAAAGTCATGGATGTTGTGCCTGATCTGATCTCGCTACAGGACAGTGAAATGAATGTTGTGTACAGCAACTGGAAGGGAGTCCGCGATATTGATAAGGAAAAACGAAATGAACTTGATAAGTGTTACGGCGTTTATCGGAATTGCAAGGAGATGTGTCCGGACTGTCCTGTGAGGAAGATCGCCAAAACGGAAAAGCCGTGGCAGGTGGAGAGTGAGCTGCCCGACGGGACGTGGCTGGACATCAGGGTAATGCCTGTGCTCGATCCAAATGGGCAAGAGAGCTACTTCGTGGAATGGGTGAGAGACATAACCGACCGCAAGAGGGATGAGCAAATTCGTGATAAGCTGCTGCAGGAGCTGGAGCTCAAGAACGAAGAGCTGGAGAGCCTGATATATGTTGCAAGCCACGATCTGCGTTCGCCTCTGGTCAATATTCACGGATTCAGTCATGAATTGCAGGCGAGCGTGGAACAGTTGAAAGAAACAGTTGAAAACGCTGAGGGGTTATCCGAGGCTCAATTGAAGAGCAAGGTTCGCGAGGTTGTCGGCGGCGGGGTGTTCGAGAGTCTTCAATTCATAGTTGCAAGTGCCGAGAAGATGGACGTGCTTCTTAAAGGCCTGCTGAGTCTCTCCCGTGTTGGTCGTGTTGAGTTGAAGATCGAAGATGTTGATATGAACGGGTTGATCACAAAGGTTGTTGACGGGCTTGCATATCAGTTGCAGGATGCCGGTATCGACTTGAAAGTCGGATCGCTTCCGTCATGCATGGGGGATTACGGACAGTTGATCCAGGTGTTTACTAATCTGATTGATAATGCGATCAAATATCGCGAGTCTGCCAGGGAAAGCTGTGAGATCGAGGTAGGGGGTGAGCTGGATGGTGGCCGTTGTGTTTATTATGTGAGCGACAATGGCGTGGGTATACATGAGGATTATCAGGCGAAGATCTTCGAGGTCTTCCACAGGCTGGAGCCTGACGGACCGGTGCCGGGCGAGGGAATAGGACTGGCGACGGTAA